One stretch of Synechococcus sp. MU1617 DNA includes these proteins:
- a CDS encoding 4-hydroxybenzoate polyprenyltransferase, with protein sequence MISSSARLQPWIELLRWNKPTGRLILLIPAGWALWLNPTAPPSVVLILQILLGGMAVSGAGCIANDLWDQRFDGKVERTKRRPLARGALQRGPAFALLLTLLGLSLAVVLSLPAASLRLCLTLACTAVLPILGYPSAKRWFAFPQVILALCWGFAVLIPWSAATASLSWSPALVCSWLATVVWTFGFDTVYAMADRRDDASLGLRSSALSLGSRVVPVVRGCYLVTAITLAIAAWTAQIAAPFWPLWLLATVFMQFSCNPLNKQDASMGTYGKHFAQQVQAGTLLWLGLVLARGLGA encoded by the coding sequence GTGATCAGCAGCTCTGCACGTCTTCAGCCCTGGATCGAACTGCTCCGATGGAACAAACCCACCGGCCGGCTGATTCTGCTGATCCCAGCAGGCTGGGCCCTCTGGCTGAATCCAACCGCTCCTCCAAGTGTTGTGCTGATCCTGCAGATCCTGCTGGGGGGCATGGCAGTAAGCGGTGCGGGCTGCATCGCCAATGACCTGTGGGACCAGCGGTTCGACGGCAAGGTGGAACGCACAAAACGTCGCCCTCTGGCCAGGGGTGCGCTGCAGCGAGGACCAGCCTTCGCTTTGCTGCTGACCTTGCTGGGCCTCAGCCTGGCTGTCGTGCTGAGTCTTCCGGCCGCCAGCCTCAGACTCTGTCTCACGTTGGCCTGCACGGCCGTGCTGCCGATCCTCGGGTATCCATCAGCGAAGCGATGGTTCGCCTTCCCCCAGGTGATCTTGGCGCTGTGCTGGGGCTTCGCGGTGCTGATCCCCTGGTCCGCTGCGACGGCCTCCTTGAGCTGGAGTCCTGCCCTGGTGTGCAGTTGGCTGGCAACCGTGGTCTGGACCTTTGGTTTCGACACGGTCTATGCCATGGCCGATCGACGTGACGATGCCAGCCTCGGCCTGCGCAGCAGCGCCTTGAGCCTCGGATCCCGCGTGGTGCCTGTGGTGCGGGGCTGCTACCTCGTGACAGCCATCACCCTTGCCATTGCGGCCTGGACGGCTCAGATCGCAGCACCCTTCTGGCCTCTCTGGTTGCTTGCCACAGTCTTCATGCAGTTCAGCTGCAACCCCTTAAACAAGCAAGATGCCTCCATGGGCACCTACGGGAAGCACTTTGCCCAACAGGTGCAGGCAGGGACGCTGCTCTGGCTCGGCCTGGTTCTGGCCAGGGGGTTGGGAGCCTAA
- a CDS encoding Ppx/GppA phosphatase family protein: MLDAKAPAQPTEQNNGVPQAANPDLRRIAAIDIGTNSFHLLVAAVDPKLRTFRIIQAEKATTRLGERDPETGELTSAAMQRGLETLRQFRDLAASHRVEQIVTAATSAVREAPNGRDFLQTILDDLGMEVDLVSGPEEARLIYLGVLSGMPFGDRPHLLLDIGGGSTELILADGRDARALTSTRVGAVRLQRDFVRDDPMPPQRRSFLQAFIQGSLEPAVDKVRRRIKPGETPVLVATSGTAMAIGSLAASEEERPPRKLHGYRVTRQRLDQVVDRLITMTPAQRRELAPINDRRAEIIVPGALILQTTMKMLGVEDLVLSERALREGLIVDWMLRQGLLEDRFSFQSSIRQRTVIHQVQRFAVNQIRAERVASHALSLYDATRGVMHDDSGEGRELLWAAAMLHSSGQHINISAYHKHTWYLIRHGELLGYSEAEHLMVAAIARYHRRSLPKKRHESWQLVATRENRRCVHQMALLLRLAAALDRRPEPVISALRIHAVKGTLELEIVPERVNQNVSLEQWSLESCAEVVKEAVGVDLRVSVQG; this comes from the coding sequence ATGCTGGATGCCAAGGCCCCAGCCCAGCCAACGGAACAGAACAACGGCGTGCCTCAGGCAGCGAATCCTGATCTGCGCCGGATCGCCGCCATCGACATCGGCACCAATTCCTTTCATCTTCTGGTGGCAGCCGTTGATCCGAAGCTGCGCACGTTTCGGATCATCCAGGCCGAAAAGGCCACCACGCGTCTTGGGGAGCGTGATCCCGAGACCGGTGAGCTGACATCGGCGGCGATGCAACGGGGGCTGGAAACTCTCCGCCAGTTCAGAGATCTCGCCGCCAGTCACCGGGTTGAGCAGATCGTGACGGCCGCGACGAGTGCCGTTCGTGAAGCGCCCAATGGTCGCGATTTCCTCCAGACCATTCTCGACGATCTGGGGATGGAGGTGGATTTGGTCAGCGGCCCCGAGGAGGCCCGGCTGATCTACCTGGGTGTCCTCTCAGGAATGCCTTTTGGAGATCGTCCTCATCTTCTGCTCGACATCGGCGGTGGCTCCACGGAACTGATCCTTGCCGATGGTCGTGATGCCCGCGCCCTCACCAGCACCCGTGTGGGGGCTGTGCGCCTCCAGCGGGACTTTGTTCGGGATGATCCGATGCCTCCCCAACGGCGATCGTTTCTGCAGGCTTTCATTCAGGGGTCGCTTGAACCTGCGGTCGACAAAGTGCGTCGCAGGATCAAACCCGGTGAAACTCCTGTGTTGGTGGCCACCAGCGGCACGGCCATGGCGATTGGCTCACTGGCTGCGAGTGAAGAGGAGCGTCCACCCCGCAAATTGCATGGGTACCGCGTCACCCGGCAGCGCCTGGACCAGGTGGTCGATCGTCTGATCACGATGACCCCTGCTCAGCGGAGGGAGTTGGCTCCGATCAATGACCGTCGGGCCGAAATCATTGTTCCCGGCGCGCTGATCCTGCAAACCACCATGAAGATGCTGGGAGTCGAGGACTTGGTGCTGAGTGAGCGTGCGCTCAGGGAAGGTCTGATTGTTGATTGGATGCTTCGCCAGGGGCTTCTGGAAGACCGCTTCAGCTTTCAGAGCAGCATCAGGCAACGCACCGTGATTCATCAGGTTCAGCGTTTTGCGGTGAATCAGATCAGGGCTGAACGGGTCGCCAGCCATGCCCTAAGCCTCTACGACGCAACGCGAGGAGTGATGCATGACGACAGCGGCGAAGGTCGCGAACTGCTTTGGGCTGCCGCCATGCTCCATTCCTCTGGCCAGCACATCAACATCAGCGCTTACCACAAGCACACCTGGTACTTGATTCGTCATGGTGAGCTGCTGGGCTATTCCGAGGCGGAGCACTTGATGGTGGCGGCCATTGCCCGCTATCACCGCCGCAGCCTGCCGAAGAAACGCCATGAGTCTTGGCAGCTTGTGGCCACCCGAGAAAACCGTCGTTGCGTTCATCAGATGGCCCTGCTGCTGCGCTTGGCCGCGGCCCTGGATCGCAGGCCTGAACCGGTGATTTCAGCACTCCGCATTCATGCGGTGAAAGGAACTCTTGAGCTGGAAATCGTCCCTGAGCGGGTCAACCAGAACGTCAGCCTTGAGCAATGGAGCTTGGAGAGCTGCGCTGAGGTGGTGAAGGAGGCTGTCGGGGTGGATCTGCGCGTCAGCGTTCAGGGTTGA
- a CDS encoding RodZ family helix-turn-helix domain-containing protein, giving the protein MNERSLADDQGKATGLVEAGRQLAEARAAAGLTQNQLAGQMHMGEEQLAALERGDQAELPEPVFIKAMVRRLSSHLGLDADAMVQTLGPLTTNQPKRATPGATTRGITPQKQRTVHPLPLLALAGLAGLGFVVWSNSSELTRFAQGLRPTNQTLEPSEADLEVAEVVEELDALIVPAPPTAELGLTISSSEPSWIALRREGIVEFEGLLNGERRIENPDLVEIYAGRPDLVQLSYPDAETRTLGAVNDIRWIPLNPER; this is encoded by the coding sequence ATGAACGAGCGGAGTCTTGCGGACGACCAAGGCAAAGCCACGGGCCTTGTAGAGGCAGGGCGACAGTTGGCCGAGGCACGGGCTGCAGCGGGCCTGACCCAGAACCAGCTTGCCGGCCAGATGCACATGGGCGAGGAGCAACTCGCAGCACTGGAACGCGGCGATCAAGCCGAACTTCCTGAACCCGTGTTCATCAAGGCCATGGTGCGCCGGCTCAGCTCCCATCTGGGTTTGGATGCTGACGCCATGGTTCAGACCCTCGGTCCCCTCACCACCAACCAGCCCAAACGGGCGACTCCCGGGGCAACAACGCGGGGCATCACCCCTCAGAAACAAAGAACAGTTCATCCGCTTCCCCTTTTGGCCCTAGCCGGGCTTGCTGGGCTTGGCTTTGTTGTGTGGAGCAACTCCTCCGAGTTGACGCGCTTCGCCCAAGGGTTGAGGCCTACCAATCAAACCCTTGAACCAAGCGAGGCAGACCTCGAGGTGGCCGAGGTTGTAGAGGAGCTCGATGCTCTCATCGTTCCAGCTCCACCCACCGCAGAGCTGGGACTCACGATCAGCAGCAGCGAACCCAGCTGGATCGCCTTGCGGCGTGAGGGAATTGTGGAATTCGAAGGGCTCCTGAATGGTGAGCGCAGGATTGAAAATCCCGATCTGGTGGAGATCTACGCCGGCCGGCCTGATCTGGTCCAGCTGAGTTACCCCGACGCAGAGACACGAACCCTTGGCGCCGTGAACGACATCCGCTGGATCCCTCTCAACCCTGAACGCTGA